One Triticum dicoccoides isolate Atlit2015 ecotype Zavitan chromosome 5B, WEW_v2.0, whole genome shotgun sequence genomic window carries:
- the LOC119305430 gene encoding WUSCHEL-related homeobox 3-like → MPQTPSTRWCPTPEQLMILEEMYRSGVRTPNAVEIQQITAHLAYYGRIEGKNVFYWFQNHKARERQRLRRRLCARHQQPSSPAAPPPPPPHTGAAGGGGNAAGAGAGVNAMHPAVMQLHHHHHTYATSCFMAPQGYLQQETAAAGALPVSGLEFAGKTSQQQEWMMQQQMVMDNSNINNSVAAAGGSSAAAGGGMNNMTPPPWPCCRPLRTLELFPTKSTGGGLRDECSSSKSSSCSTSTN, encoded by the exons ATGCCGCAGACGCCATCGACCCGTTGGTGCCCGACGCCTGAGCAGCTGATGATCCTGGAGGAGATGTACCGGAGCGGCGTGCGCACACCTAACGCGGTGGAGATCCAGCAGATCACGGCGCACCTCGCCTACTACGGCCGCATCGAGGGAAAGAACGTCTTCTACTGGTTCCAGAACCACAAAGCCCGCGAGCGCCAGCGTCTCCGTCGCCGCCTCTGCGCCCGCCACCAGCAACCCTCCtcgccggcggctcctcctcctcctcctcctcatactGGTGCTGCCGGTGGCGGAGGCAATgctgctggtgctggtgctggCGTGAACGCGATGCACCCCGCGGTGATGCAGCTGCACCATCACCACCACACATACGCTACCAGCTGCTTCATGGCGCCTCAG GGCTACTTGCAGCAGGAAACAGCAGCAGCAGGAGCTCTTCCAGTTTCGGGGTTGGAGTTTGCAGGCAAGACAAGCCAGCAGCaggaatggatgatgcagcagCAGATGGTGATGGAcaacagcaacattaacaacagtgTAGCAGCAGCTGGAGGCAGCTCCGCAGCGGCCGGCGGTGGTATGAATAATATGACCCCACCGCCATGGCCATGCTGCCGGCCGCTCAGAACCCTAGAGCTCTTCCCTACAAAGAGCACCGGCGGCGGCCTCAGGGACGAGTGCAGCAGCTCCAAGTCCTCCTCTTGTTCCACCTCCACAAACTAG